The following are from one region of the Candidatus Limnocylindrales bacterium genome:
- a CDS encoding DUF427 domain-containing protein, with translation MKAIWNGEVVAESDDTVVVEGNHYFPESSLRRDLIVGSATTSVCSWKGTASYYTLKVAGRENADAVWYYADPKPAAAQIKGRVAFWKGVQVVE, from the coding sequence ATGAAGGCAATCTGGAACGGCGAGGTGGTGGCGGAGTCCGACGATACGGTCGTGGTCGAAGGCAACCACTACTTTCCGGAGTCGTCGCTGCGGCGCGATCTGATCGTCGGCAGCGCAACGACCAGTGTGTGCTCGTGGAAGGGCACGGCCAGCTACTACACGCTGAAGGTCGCCGGCAGGGAGAACGCGGATGCCGTCTGGTACTACGCCGATCCGAAGCCGGCCGCGGCGCAGATCAAGGGGCGCGTGGCATTCTGGAAGGGCGTGCAGGTGGTCGAGTAG
- a CDS encoding HAD family hydrolase produces the protein MSEPEQGAVGAFFDVDGTLLRVHSGSLYVADLRRRGLLSATDHWRFIYLAVTYRLGLLSMKRLGDVAGRWLRDRDEQSVVAHCGQWYQEQVRPHFNPCVLQHLREHAQRGHVVALLTAGTRYLNDFIAAELGIDHVLATELEVCDGRFTGQAVLPLCYGRGKIERAERFAAEHGIDLSRSYFYSDSISDLPMLERVGEPRVVCPDPRLRREARRRGWPILEDAAP, from the coding sequence GTGAGTGAGCCGGAGCAGGGTGCCGTCGGCGCGTTCTTCGACGTCGATGGCACCCTGCTTCGCGTTCACTCGGGCAGTCTCTACGTCGCCGATCTTCGCCGCCGCGGCCTGCTCTCGGCCACCGATCACTGGCGGTTCATCTATCTCGCCGTCACGTATCGACTCGGCCTTCTGAGCATGAAGCGGCTCGGTGACGTCGCCGGCCGCTGGCTGCGCGACCGTGACGAGCAGTCGGTGGTCGCACACTGCGGGCAGTGGTACCAGGAACAGGTCCGGCCGCACTTCAATCCCTGCGTTCTGCAGCATCTGCGCGAGCACGCTCAGCGCGGACACGTGGTGGCGCTGCTGACGGCGGGTACCCGCTACCTCAACGATTTCATCGCCGCCGAGCTCGGCATCGATCACGTCCTGGCCACCGAGCTCGAGGTCTGCGACGGCCGCTTCACCGGCCAGGCGGTGCTGCCGCTGTGCTACGGCAGGGGAAAGATCGAACGGGCCGAGCGCTTTGCCGCCGAGCACGGCATCGATCTGTCGCGCAGCTACTTCTACAGCGACTCGATCTCGGATCTGCCGATGCTCGAGCGCGTCGGCGAGCCGCGCGTGGTGTGCCCCGATCCGCGCCTGCGCCGCGAAGCGCGGCGCCGCGGCTGGCCGATCCTGGAGGACGCAGCGCCGTGA
- a CDS encoding outer membrane beta-barrel protein has translation MDTERTTYAAAAALAIVLCMASPAPAGSPSARERSDDAQAVSLAEPTRDFAETGAYLAAGGGLGFQDFESPVLGLPARSHTTPDLLGGMFNLRAGHRFGAWMAAELLWEYYTGWDFQVLNGSPQRTDLSGWSLTANLKVFASRSRFQPFVVVGGGIGRLGHGSRGTSCERNGTGCRDFSNDDEEGFVPRFGAGLDVHVTEAWRVGVEGAYLLGRGGLEDMSWATAGLVLACRFR, from the coding sequence ATGGATACTGAAAGAACGACCTACGCCGCCGCCGCTGCGCTCGCGATCGTTCTCTGCATGGCGTCGCCTGCGCCGGCCGGTTCGCCGTCGGCTCGCGAACGATCCGACGACGCGCAGGCAGTATCGCTGGCGGAGCCCACGCGCGATTTCGCGGAAACGGGCGCCTATCTCGCCGCCGGCGGCGGGCTCGGGTTCCAGGATTTCGAATCGCCGGTCCTGGGTCTGCCGGCAAGATCGCACACGACGCCCGATCTCCTCGGCGGGATGTTCAACCTGCGCGCCGGGCATCGGTTCGGTGCGTGGATGGCCGCCGAGCTGCTGTGGGAGTACTACACGGGCTGGGACTTCCAGGTTCTCAACGGCTCCCCCCAACGAACGGACCTCAGCGGCTGGAGCCTGACCGCCAATCTCAAGGTGTTCGCGAGTCGCTCGCGGTTCCAGCCGTTCGTGGTCGTGGGCGGCGGCATCGGTCGCCTCGGCCATGGAAGCCGCGGCACGTCGTGCGAGCGCAACGGTACCGGCTGCCGCGATTTCTCGAACGATGACGAGGAAGGATTCGTGCCGCGCTTCGGCGCGGGCCTCGACGTGCACGTGACGGAGGCGTGGCGAGTGGGCGTCGAAGGCGCGTACCTGCTCGGGCGAGGCGGCTTGGAGGACATGAGCTGGGCAACGGCGGGTCTGGTGCTTGCCTGCCGCTTCCGCTGA
- a CDS encoding low specificity L-threonine aldolase: protein MSRTLDHSSATRSRHFASDNYSGICPEAWEALEQANRGHAASYGEDDWTRRASELLREMFETDCEVFFVFNGTAANSLALATCCQSYHSILCSEIAHVETDECGAPEFFSNGTKVLLLPAIDGKVTPQGVEHAATRRTDIHFPKPRVVSLTQATEVGTVYTSAEVQAVSATARRLGLKLHMDGARLANAVARLGCSPAALTWQAGVDVLCFGGTKNGMAVGDAVVFFDKGLAAEFEWRCKQAGQLCSKMRYLSAPWVGMLSDGAWLRHARHANDMAARLSQRLSAIDGVRLQFPTQVNGVFAELPADVIEGLWARGWLFYTFIGPGGCRFMCSWDTSEQEVEELAADVRELMTARGAA, encoded by the coding sequence ATGTCGCGCACGCTCGATCATTCCTCCGCCACGCGGTCCCGTCACTTCGCCAGCGACAACTACTCGGGCATCTGTCCCGAGGCATGGGAAGCGCTCGAGCAGGCCAATCGCGGGCACGCCGCCAGCTATGGCGAGGATGACTGGACGCGACGTGCGTCCGAGCTGCTGCGGGAGATGTTCGAGACCGATTGCGAGGTCTTCTTCGTCTTCAATGGCACGGCTGCCAACTCGCTGGCGCTCGCCACGTGCTGCCAGAGCTACCATTCCATCCTCTGCTCGGAGATCGCGCACGTGGAGACGGACGAATGCGGCGCCCCCGAGTTCTTCTCCAACGGCACCAAGGTCCTGCTCCTGCCGGCCATCGATGGCAAGGTCACTCCGCAGGGCGTCGAGCACGCAGCAACCCGCCGCACGGACATCCACTTTCCGAAGCCGCGGGTGGTCAGCCTGACGCAGGCAACCGAAGTCGGCACCGTTTACACGTCAGCCGAGGTTCAGGCGGTCTCGGCGACGGCCCGGCGCCTGGGACTCAAGCTGCACATGGACGGGGCACGTCTCGCGAATGCCGTCGCCCGCCTCGGCTGCAGTCCCGCGGCGCTGACGTGGCAGGCGGGCGTCGACGTCCTGTGCTTCGGCGGCACCAAGAATGGCATGGCCGTCGGCGACGCCGTCGTTTTCTTCGACAAGGGCCTCGCCGCCGAGTTCGAATGGCGGTGCAAGCAGGCGGGCCAGCTGTGCTCGAAGATGCGCTATCTGAGCGCGCCGTGGGTCGGAATGCTCTCGGACGGCGCGTGGCTGCGGCACGCGCGGCACGCCAATGACATGGCCGCCCGGCTCTCGCAGAGGCTTTCGGCGATCGACGGCGTGCGCCTGCAGTTTCCGACGCAGGTCAATGGCGTGTTTGCCGAGCTTCCGGCCGACGTCATCGAGGGACTGTGGGCGCGGGGCTGGCTGTTCTATACCTTCATCGGCCCCGGCGGTTGCCGCTTCATGTGCTCGTGGGACACGAGCGAGCAGGAGGTCGAGGAGCTGGCGGCCGACGTGCGCGAGCTGATGACGGCGCGCGGCGCGGCGTGA
- a CDS encoding SDR family NAD(P)-dependent oxidoreductase, translating into MSGKVVVITGASSGLGREAAVQFAAKGWRTVLAARRGDSLEETAQMCREAGGDALAVVTDVSVEQDVQRLAQAALDRFGSIDVWVNNAGVTHFAALDEGPFDEHRRVIEINLFGAIYGVRAVLPVFRRQRRGVLINVGSILSLIGQPAVPSYVISKFALRGLSEALRPTVADEPDIHICTLLPYAIDTPHFQSGANKVGAQAHAMPPVQAPEDVAAALVDLAERPRRERLVPEIANFGLALHWLLPETTEQLILHAIRRWHFSEQPEHDAHGNLYEPSAEHGSVRGTRPPQISTLGFAAWAAGEMVKIQAGAALERVRSLVGMPKNGRS; encoded by the coding sequence ATGTCCGGAAAAGTCGTCGTGATCACCGGAGCATCGAGCGGCCTCGGGCGAGAGGCTGCGGTGCAGTTCGCGGCCAAGGGTTGGCGTACGGTTCTGGCGGCGCGCCGGGGCGACAGCCTCGAAGAGACGGCGCAGATGTGCCGCGAGGCCGGCGGCGACGCGCTCGCCGTCGTCACCGACGTTTCGGTGGAGCAGGACGTGCAGCGGCTGGCGCAGGCCGCGCTGGACCGCTTCGGCAGCATCGACGTATGGGTCAACAACGCCGGCGTCACGCACTTCGCCGCGCTGGATGAGGGCCCGTTCGACGAGCACCGGCGCGTGATCGAGATCAACCTGTTCGGGGCGATCTACGGCGTGCGTGCGGTCCTGCCGGTCTTTCGCAGGCAGCGCCGCGGCGTGCTCATCAATGTCGGCTCGATCCTGAGCCTGATCGGGCAGCCCGCGGTCCCCTCCTACGTCATCAGCAAGTTCGCGCTTCGTGGTCTGTCGGAGGCGCTGCGGCCGACGGTCGCCGACGAGCCCGACATTCACATCTGCACGCTGCTTCCCTACGCGATCGACACGCCGCATTTCCAGTCGGGCGCCAACAAGGTGGGCGCGCAGGCGCATGCGATGCCGCCCGTGCAGGCGCCCGAGGACGTGGCGGCCGCTCTCGTCGATCTGGCCGAACGACCCCGCCGCGAGCGCCTGGTGCCCGAGATCGCCAATTTCGGTCTGGCGCTGCACTGGCTGCTGCCCGAGACCACCGAGCAGTTGATCCTGCACGCGATCCGGCGCTGGCACTTCAGCGAGCAGCCCGAGCACGATGCACACGGCAACCTGTACGAGCCGTCGGCCGAGCACGGCAGCGTCCGTGGAACGCGTCCGCCGCAGATCAGCACGCTCGGTTTCGCCGCCTGGGCCGCCGGCGAGATGGTCAAGATCCAGGCCGGCGCGGCGCTCGAGCGCGTTCGCTCGCTCGTGGGTATGCCAAAGAACGGTCGCTCCTAG
- a CDS encoding acetyl-CoA C-acetyltransferase, with product MSKAVIVSATRTAIGSFGGAFVDKPAPELGGLAVAEAIRRAGIDASSVDEVILGNVLAAGLGLNPARVAALKAGVPKEVPSYGVNKACGSGLKAVALAAQAIACGDAECIVAGGMENMSQAPYLLSKARYGYRMGHDQIVDSMISDGLSCPITFTHMGITAENVAGKYGISREAQDEFAAASQRKAGEAQASGAFDEEIFAVEIPQKKGDPIKVTKDEHVRASTTIDVLAKLKPAFKKDAGTVTAGNASGINDGAAALVVMSEARAKAERLTPLAYIRGAASAGVDPAIMGMGPWPSSEKALARTGIKKEDIGLWELNEAFAAQSLGVLAELKIDPSRVNVNGGAVALGHPIGASGARVLVTLLHAMKKRDVSLGLASLCIGGGQGIALIVERA from the coding sequence TTGAGCAAGGCAGTCATCGTAAGTGCAACGCGAACGGCCATCGGCAGCTTCGGCGGAGCGTTTGTCGACAAACCCGCCCCGGAGCTGGGCGGGCTGGCCGTCGCGGAAGCCATTCGCCGGGCCGGCATCGACGCGTCCTCGGTCGATGAGGTCATCCTTGGCAACGTGCTGGCGGCGGGCCTGGGCCTGAACCCGGCGCGCGTGGCGGCCCTGAAGGCCGGCGTGCCCAAGGAGGTCCCGAGCTACGGCGTCAACAAGGCGTGCGGCTCGGGGCTGAAGGCAGTCGCTCTGGCTGCACAGGCGATCGCCTGCGGCGACGCCGAGTGCATCGTGGCCGGCGGCATGGAGAACATGAGCCAGGCGCCGTACCTGCTGTCCAAGGCGCGGTACGGCTACCGCATGGGCCACGACCAGATCGTCGATTCCATGATCTCCGACGGCCTGTCGTGTCCCATCACGTTCACGCACATGGGCATCACCGCCGAGAACGTGGCTGGCAAGTACGGCATCTCGCGCGAGGCGCAGGACGAGTTCGCCGCCGCCAGCCAGCGCAAGGCCGGCGAGGCGCAGGCCTCGGGCGCCTTCGACGAGGAGATCTTCGCCGTCGAGATTCCGCAGAAGAAGGGCGATCCCATCAAGGTCACCAAGGACGAGCACGTGCGCGCGAGCACGACCATCGACGTGCTGGCCAAGCTCAAGCCGGCCTTCAAGAAGGACGCGGGCACGGTCACGGCCGGCAATGCTTCGGGCATCAACGACGGCGCCGCGGCGCTGGTGGTGATGTCGGAAGCGCGCGCCAAGGCCGAACGCCTGACGCCTCTGGCGTACATTCGCGGCGCGGCCTCTGCCGGCGTCGACCCGGCCATCATGGGCATGGGCCCGTGGCCGTCCTCGGAGAAGGCGCTGGCCAGGACCGGCATCAAGAAGGAGGACATCGGCCTGTGGGAGCTCAACGAGGCTTTCGCGGCGCAGTCGCTGGGCGTGCTGGCCGAGCTCAAGATCGACCCGTCCCGGGTCAACGTGAATGGCGGCGCGGTCGCGCTCGGACATCCCATCGGCGCAAGCGGCGCGCGCGTGCTGGTGACGCTGCTGCACGCGATGAAGAAGCGCGACGTCAGCCTCGGCCTCGCCTCGCTGTGCATCGGCGGCGGCCAGGGCATCGCGCTCATCGTCGAGCGCGCCTGA
- a CDS encoding alpha/beta fold hydrolase, producing the protein MEPVRRRRWARRLAAMFIVLVAGTLAAPLFLRPNPRLLPARTPADVGLPFEQVTFSPPDLPLVLRAWLMPLAGAKASVVFVHGGGEDNRSLPFGNGLELMRDLVGAGYQVLAPDLRNFGESDASPDGRISFGLHESDDVIGAVDFLETRGGSARVAVIGFSMGGSAAIYAAARDPRIAAVVSDSAFADSRAIVSGFVHAVIGIPPWLSSPLLWTADAIHGMKLGAGRAIDVVARIPPRPLLIVHDRRDSIVPVEHARRLAAAAPGSELWVTDVGQSEPSPFDTHIKSYMYAPEPYAARIVAFLDRALGTR; encoded by the coding sequence GTGGAGCCCGTTCGCAGGCGGCGATGGGCGCGGCGCCTGGCCGCGATGTTCATCGTGCTCGTTGCCGGCACACTTGCTGCGCCGCTGTTCCTGAGGCCGAATCCGCGCCTGCTTCCTGCAAGGACCCCGGCGGATGTGGGCCTGCCTTTCGAACAGGTGACTTTCTCGCCGCCCGATCTGCCGCTCGTCCTGCGCGCATGGCTGATGCCGTTGGCGGGCGCCAAGGCCAGTGTCGTGTTCGTGCACGGTGGCGGCGAGGACAACCGCTCGCTGCCGTTCGGAAACGGCCTCGAGCTGATGCGCGATCTCGTCGGCGCCGGCTATCAGGTGCTGGCACCGGACCTGCGCAATTTCGGCGAATCGGACGCCTCGCCCGATGGCCGAATCAGCTTCGGGCTGCATGAATCCGACGATGTCATCGGTGCTGTCGATTTTCTCGAGACGCGCGGCGGCTCTGCGCGGGTGGCGGTGATCGGATTTTCCATGGGGGGGTCCGCAGCCATCTACGCAGCGGCGCGAGATCCTCGTATCGCGGCCGTCGTCAGCGACAGCGCGTTCGCCGACAGCCGCGCCATCGTCAGCGGCTTCGTCCATGCGGTGATCGGCATTCCGCCCTGGCTGTCGAGCCCGCTGCTGTGGACCGCCGATGCCATTCACGGAATGAAGCTCGGAGCGGGCAGGGCGATCGATGTCGTAGCTCGGATCCCTCCGCGTCCCCTGCTGATCGTGCACGACCGGCGCGATTCGATCGTGCCGGTCGAGCATGCCCGGCGGCTGGCGGCGGCAGCGCCCGGCTCCGAGCTGTGGGTGACGGATGTGGGACAGAGCGAGCCGAGCCCGTTCGATACGCACATCAAGTCGTACATGTACGCGCCCGAGCCCTACGCCGCGCGCATCGTTGCGTTCCTCGATCGGGCGTTGGGGACGCGCTGA
- a CDS encoding helix-turn-helix domain-containing protein, producing MALLDLLGRRWALRILWELREERRTFRALQEACDGVSPTVLNDRVRELRSNALIDDGEAGGYGLTPLGRDLLERLAPIAAWSQRWAAALEKKR from the coding sequence ATGGCGCTCCTGGATCTGCTGGGGCGCCGATGGGCGCTGCGCATCCTGTGGGAGCTTCGCGAGGAGCGGCGGACGTTTCGAGCATTGCAGGAAGCCTGCGACGGCGTCAGCCCGACCGTACTCAACGACCGCGTGCGCGAGCTGCGCAGCAATGCGCTCATCGACGACGGAGAAGCCGGTGGCTACGGATTGACGCCGCTCGGGCGCGATCTGCTCGAGCGGCTGGCGCCCATCGCGGCCTGGTCGCAGCGGTGGGCTGCGGCGCTGGAGAAAAAGCGCTAG
- a CDS encoding cobalamin B12-binding domain-containing protein → MSENVLRILVAKPGLDGHDRGAKIIARALRDAGFEVIYTGLHQTPEMIAETAVQEDVDCVGLSILSGAHMTLFPKILELLKAKGVGEIPVFGGGIIPEEDIAELKSLGIKEVFTPGASTKDIVDWIKTNIQARD, encoded by the coding sequence GTGTCGGAAAACGTTCTCAGAATCCTGGTAGCCAAACCCGGCCTGGACGGTCATGATCGGGGCGCGAAGATCATCGCGCGGGCGCTGCGGGACGCGGGCTTCGAAGTCATCTACACGGGTCTGCATCAGACGCCGGAGATGATCGCCGAGACCGCCGTCCAGGAGGATGTCGACTGCGTTGGCCTGTCGATCCTGTCGGGCGCGCACATGACGCTGTTCCCGAAGATTCTCGAGCTCCTCAAGGCCAAGGGCGTAGGCGAGATTCCCGTCTTCGGCGGTGGCATCATCCCGGAAGAAGACATTGCGGAGCTGAAGTCGCTGGGGATCAAAGAGGTCTTCACCCCGGGCGCCAGCACCAAGGACATCGTGGACTGGATCAAGACCAACATTCAGGCGCGAGACTGA
- a CDS encoding adenylate cyclase regulatory domain-containing protein, with the protein MTPEDFAAAGLYDPDAPNAPGRLELLVWLTERGITIEQMLTHRHRALTGLAGDLALRPGKRISAREISTRVDMSLDEVVSLALAAGMSPAKPDDPVFTEADLALFSVYRGGSALFGETATRRFTRVVASSLSRIAEAAVTLFQANVEQPILEGGGSELTVAKRNLQAIESLEGVRSLIMSLFSVHVETAIRRLREARVSRSTDHVIFAVGFVDLVGFTTLTQRMVTRELADLVERFEETAYDVVAAHDGRVVKLIGDEVMYVTRSAGAACRVALTLLERFASDAAVTPRGAVAYGEMLLRGGDYYGPIVNLASRVAQVAVPSELLVTSEVKANAACTDVAFEPAGRRMLKGFDDPVVLYSATRAPA; encoded by the coding sequence ATGACGCCGGAGGATTTCGCGGCAGCGGGCCTCTACGACCCCGACGCTCCGAACGCACCCGGTCGGCTCGAGCTGCTGGTGTGGCTGACCGAGCGTGGCATCACCATCGAGCAGATGCTGACGCACCGCCATCGCGCTTTGACCGGACTGGCCGGCGATCTGGCGCTGCGGCCCGGGAAGCGGATCTCGGCGCGAGAGATCAGCACACGCGTCGACATGTCCCTGGACGAGGTCGTATCGCTCGCGCTGGCTGCGGGGATGTCGCCGGCAAAGCCGGACGATCCCGTGTTCACCGAAGCCGACCTCGCACTGTTCTCGGTCTATCGCGGAGGCTCGGCACTTTTTGGCGAGACTGCCACTCGTCGCTTCACGCGGGTGGTTGCGTCCTCGCTCTCACGCATCGCCGAGGCGGCGGTCACGCTGTTCCAGGCCAACGTCGAGCAGCCGATCCTCGAAGGCGGCGGCAGCGAGCTGACGGTCGCCAAGCGGAACCTGCAGGCCATCGAGTCGCTGGAGGGTGTGCGAAGCCTGATCATGAGCCTCTTCAGCGTTCACGTGGAGACGGCCATCCGCCGCCTGCGCGAGGCGCGCGTCAGCCGTTCCACCGATCACGTCATCTTCGCGGTCGGCTTCGTCGACCTCGTCGGCTTCACCACCCTGACCCAGCGCATGGTCACGCGAGAGCTGGCGGACCTCGTCGAGCGATTCGAGGAAACGGCGTACGACGTCGTCGCGGCGCACGACGGCCGTGTCGTCAAGCTGATCGGCGACGAGGTGATGTACGTGACCCGCAGCGCCGGCGCTGCCTGCAGGGTCGCGCTGACTCTGCTGGAGCGGTTCGCGAGCGACGCGGCCGTCACCCCGCGCGGTGCGGTGGCGTATGGCGAGATGCTGCTGCGCGGCGGCGACTACTACGGACCGATCGTCAATCTGGCGTCGCGGGTCGCGCAGGTCGCCGTTCCGAGCGAGCTGCTGGTCACCTCGGAGGTCAAGGCGAACGCGGCATGCACCGATGTCGCGTTCGAGCCTGCAGGGCGGCGCATGCTCAAGGGCTTCGACGATCCGGTGGTGCTTTACAGCGCCACAAGGGCGCCGGCGTGA
- the thiE gene encoding thiamine phosphate synthase, with the protein MKPPLRLPPLYPIVNVAGSGAAAIESGRALALELAEAGARIVQLRAKELGAAAFAALAADLGERLHRSACRLIVNDRVDVALIAAASGVHVGDEDLPVEAARRVLGPDAIIGYSTHSVAEMSAAARLDADYLAFGPVFESPTKAGVRAGRGIELLAQACRAAGARPVVAIGGITIDSAPACWRAGAASVAVISEIERSTDRRALLAAYSAAAAATA; encoded by the coding sequence GTGAAGCCGCCGCTGCGGCTGCCGCCGCTCTATCCGATCGTCAACGTCGCCGGCAGCGGCGCCGCCGCCATCGAGTCGGGGCGCGCTCTGGCGCTCGAGCTGGCGGAGGCGGGCGCGCGGATCGTGCAGCTGCGTGCGAAAGAGCTCGGTGCCGCAGCGTTTGCGGCGCTCGCGGCCGACCTCGGCGAGCGGCTGCATCGGAGTGCCTGCCGCCTGATCGTCAATGACCGCGTCGACGTCGCGCTGATCGCGGCAGCCAGCGGTGTGCACGTGGGCGATGAGGATCTTCCGGTGGAGGCCGCGCGGCGCGTGCTCGGGCCGGACGCAATCATTGGCTACTCGACACATTCGGTGGCCGAGATGTCCGCCGCCGCCCGGCTGGATGCCGACTATCTCGCTTTCGGCCCGGTCTTTGAGAGCCCGACCAAGGCCGGCGTCCGCGCGGGGCGAGGCATCGAGCTTCTCGCGCAGGCGTGCCGCGCTGCCGGCGCCAGGCCCGTCGTCGCCATTGGAGGCATCACCATCGACTCGGCGCCGGCATGCTGGCGCGCCGGCGCGGCCAGCGTCGCCGTGATCAGCGAGATCGAGCGCAGCACCGACCGCCGCGCCCTGCTCGCCGCCTATTCTGCGGCAGCCGCAGCGACGGCCTGA
- the dnaB gene encoding replicative DNA helicase: protein MDEQRAAFTRVPPHSMEAEESVLGGLLIDQFALDKIADLVRAEDFYVERHARIFSAMIQLSESARPIDVITVSDRLKQSGELQRIGGAAFLVELAEKVVTAANVEHYARIIHDKAILRRLIRVSTEILGGAYEARGSTRDFIDKAETAIFELSADSTHSALRRIDGLIGPTVERIEQLFEKKQEITGVATGYYDLDRMTAGLQPSDLIVVAGRPSMGKTAFCLNIAEHAAMEGNIGVAVFSMEMSTEQVVMRMLCSQAQINNAAVRTGQLRDRDIKNLALTAGRLGSAPIYIDDAAAQTVVEVRAKARRLKHDPAANLGLIIIDYLQLMRGGGEDSREQEISTISRSLKALAKELSVPVIALSQLNRGVESRTDKRPGMADLRESGAIEQDADVIAFIYRDEQYNPDTAEPGVAEIIVAKQRNGPTGTVRLMFDKPYARFRNFTSREDPAFAGAQSATDGY, encoded by the coding sequence ATGGACGAGCAGCGCGCCGCATTCACCCGGGTCCCGCCCCACAGCATGGAAGCCGAGGAGTCCGTCCTCGGCGGCCTCCTCATCGACCAGTTTGCCCTCGACAAGATCGCCGACCTGGTTCGCGCCGAAGACTTCTACGTCGAACGGCACGCCCGTATTTTCAGCGCAATGATCCAGCTGTCCGAGAGCGCGCGGCCGATCGACGTCATCACCGTCAGCGATCGGCTCAAGCAGTCGGGAGAGCTGCAGCGGATCGGCGGCGCGGCCTTTCTGGTCGAGCTGGCGGAGAAGGTCGTCACTGCCGCCAACGTCGAGCACTACGCCCGCATCATCCATGACAAGGCCATCCTGCGCCGTCTGATCCGCGTCTCGACCGAAATCCTCGGCGGCGCCTACGAGGCCCGCGGCTCCACGCGCGACTTCATCGACAAGGCCGAGACCGCAATCTTCGAGCTCTCCGCCGACAGCACGCATTCGGCGCTGCGCCGGATCGACGGTCTGATCGGGCCGACGGTGGAGCGGATCGAGCAGCTTTTCGAAAAGAAGCAGGAGATCACCGGCGTCGCCACCGGCTACTACGACCTCGACCGCATGACGGCCGGCCTCCAGCCGTCCGACCTGATCGTCGTGGCGGGACGGCCGAGCATGGGAAAGACCGCATTCTGTCTGAACATCGCCGAGCATGCCGCCATGGAGGGCAACATCGGCGTGGCGGTGTTCTCGATGGAAATGTCCACCGAGCAGGTCGTCATGCGCATGCTGTGCTCGCAGGCGCAGATCAACAACGCGGCCGTACGCACGGGCCAGCTGCGCGATCGGGACATCAAGAACCTGGCGCTGACGGCGGGCCGTCTGGGCAGCGCGCCGATCTACATCGACGACGCCGCGGCTCAGACCGTCGTCGAGGTGCGCGCCAAGGCGCGGCGGCTCAAGCACGACCCCGCGGCCAATCTCGGCCTGATCATCATCGACTACCTCCAGCTCATGCGCGGCGGCGGCGAGGACAGCCGCGAGCAGGAGATCTCGACGATCTCGCGGTCGCTCAAGGCCCTGGCCAAGGAACTGAGCGTCCCGGTGATCGCGCTGTCGCAGCTCAATCGCGGAGTGGAGTCGCGCACCGACAAGCGGCCGGGAATGGCGGATCTTCGCGAAAGCGGCGCGATCGAACAGGACGCCGACGTCATCGCCTTCATCTATCGCGACGAACAGTACAATCCCGATACCGCCGAGCCCGGTGTCGCCGAGATCATCGTGGCCAAGCAGCGTAACGGCCCCACCGGGACGGTGCGGCTGATGTTCGACAAGCCGTACGCGCGATTCCGCAACTTCACGTCCAGGGAAGACCCGGCATTTGCCGGAGCGCAGTCGGCAACCGATGGATACTGA
- a CDS encoding helical backbone metal receptor, with product MRIVSLVPSLTEALIDLGLAGTIVGRTRYCEEPAEVVAGIEAVGGTKNPDVARIVELQPDLVIVNKEENRLEDCRALEAAGLELHVTHPCTVEEAATMLERLGAACGAEQAAAELARRCRDAIARSRVAAAASVRTFCPIWRKPYMTFRNTTYIGDMLSRAGCENVFGERGGADFFEVGLEEILAAEPALVVLPDEPYVFEARHAHELQEAGVRASFLHIDGKDLAWYGPRIPGALARLSAAVRAAASA from the coding sequence GTGAGGATCGTCTCGCTGGTGCCGAGCCTGACCGAGGCACTGATCGATCTGGGTCTTGCCGGTACGATCGTCGGCCGCACGCGCTACTGTGAGGAGCCGGCCGAGGTCGTGGCCGGCATCGAGGCGGTTGGCGGCACCAAGAACCCGGACGTCGCGCGCATCGTCGAGCTCCAGCCCGACCTCGTCATCGTCAACAAGGAGGAGAACCGGCTCGAGGATTGCCGGGCGCTGGAGGCGGCCGGGCTCGAGCTGCACGTGACGCACCCTTGCACCGTCGAGGAGGCGGCGACGATGCTCGAACGGCTGGGCGCCGCCTGCGGCGCCGAGCAGGCCGCCGCCGAGCTCGCGCGCAGGTGCCGCGACGCGATCGCGCGTTCGCGCGTCGCTGCTGCCGCGTCCGTGCGAACCTTCTGTCCGATCTGGCGCAAGCCGTACATGACGTTTCGCAACACCACCTACATCGGCGACATGCTGTCGCGCGCCGGCTGCGAGAACGTCTTCGGCGAGCGTGGCGGCGCCGATTTCTTCGAAGTGGGCCTGGAGGAGATTCTTGCGGCCGAGCCGGCGCTGGTCGTGCTGCCGGACGAGCCGTACGTGTTCGAGGCAAGACACGCCCACGAGCTCCAGGAGGCGGGCGTGCGCGCATCCTTCCTGCACATCGACGGCAAGGACCTGGCCTGGTATGGCCCGCGCATTCCCGGCGCGCTGGCGCGCCTTTCCGCGGCGGTTCGCGCCGCCGCCTCTGCATAG